In the Longimicrobium sp. genome, AACGATCGAGCCGCGGAGGGGTCTGCTCCTCCGCGGCTCGCTCGCGTACCCCATCGACAGTCACCGCCGGCGGCGGCCGCGCCAGGAGCCGTAGCGGCCGTCGCGGGCGCCGTGGGGCTGCAGCGCGTGGCCCTGATCGTCCGTGTGCCAGCTCTGCGACTGGAAGGCGAGGAAGAGAGCGATCCAGCGGTCCTCGCGCGGGAGGTGGAAGAAGAGCGCGCCGTCCTGCCCCGCCCCGTTGTCGTGCGCGTGGCGGCCGGGCGGGCTTCCCTGGTTCATGTGCACGTCGTGCAGCCCGTTGCCGGGAAGGAAGCCGAAGATCTGGTCGCGCCGCAGCGGCTCGGGTCCCCAGCGCCCGCCGAACGCGTAGATGCTCGCGTCGCGATCGCTCGCCGCGTGATGCACCCAGTGCCCGACCTTTTCGTTGAGATCGTTGTCGGGCCCGGGAAAATCCATCGGCAGCGGATGCATCTGCTCGCGGGTGACGAAATCGCCGCGCACGTAGTCCAGCCCCGCGCCCACGCCGGTCGGGTGGAAGCCGGGCGAGACTCCGCGCAGCCGCTCCGTCATCGGGTGCCGGAAGTCCTCGTCGCACGCGAACAGCAGGTCCGGCCGCCCCCGCTCGTTCGAGCGCGTGTCGACGGCGACGCGGAACTGCA is a window encoding:
- a CDS encoding YukJ family protein, producing MPIRNYGVLKGRVLRGVPEYRLHTPHYEILVEADEVQFRVAVDTRSNERGRPDLLFACDEDFRHPMTERLRGVSPGFHPTGVGAGLDYVRGDFVTREQMHPLPMDFPGPDNDLNEKVGHWVHHAASDRDASIYAFGGRWGPEPLRRDQIFGFLPGNGLHDVHMNQGSPPGRHAHDNGAGQDGALFFHLPREDRWIALFLAFQSQSWHTDDQGHALQPHGARDGRYGSWRGRRRR